A single window of Dermacentor albipictus isolate Rhodes 1998 colony chromosome 1, USDA_Dalb.pri_finalv2, whole genome shotgun sequence DNA harbors:
- the LOC139050913 gene encoding gamma-soluble NSF attachment protein-like, whose amino-acid sequence MWLVSIRVDVVVGRINRLLVSSTYLSLFIIMGTPVNSSSSRKVAEATEALRQAEKCLKTGLLKWKPDFDNAANEFSRAATCFKAAKSLDQCKDAHLRAADCYLKNGSFFASGKQLEQAALVSRDMGNLQAAAELIDRASRLFIDSRSPDTAALVLERGAKILEGKFPEVAVEFFNRAAEIVSVEDRPRQSAEFCGHAVRLLLKLSRWDEAAEAVSRQKQLLTEAQDERAVGRLVVALVLVHLARDDFVAASKAVDHDGGFLEAQEQDTLSCLLKGYDEGDPDMVTHALNAPFLRHMDTEYAKLARMLGQQVAESAKKTAPEPKLSAEARDDAKDADSGTVDKPDQDHLEVPDSTTAGESDDEYAGGLL is encoded by the exons atgtggTTAGTTTCAATTCGTGTTGATGTAGTTGTTGGCCGTATTAATCGTTTGCTCGTGTCCAGCACCTATTTATCATTATTCATTATAATGGGTACACCGGTAAATTCTTCGTCCAGTCGCAAGGTTGCTGAGGCTACGGAGGCTCTGCGACAAGCTGAGAAATG TTTAAAAACAGGCCTGCTGAAGTGGAAGCCAGATTTCGATAACGCCGCAAACGAGTTCAGCCGAGCAG CAACTTGCTTTAAAGCGGCGAAGTCTCTGGACCAATGCAAAGACGCCCATCTCCGCGCAGCTGACTGCTACCTCAAGAATGGATC ATTCTTCGCTAGCGGCAA GCAGTTAGAACAAGCAGCATTGGTCAGCAGGGATATGGGTAACCTGCAGGCTGCAGCTGAACTCATCGATAGAGCATCTCGTTTGTTTATTGACTCAAGAAGCCCTGACACAGCTGCATTAGTTTTGGAGCGAGGGGCAAA AATTCTTGAAGGCAAGTTTCCTGAAGTGGCTGTGGAATTCTTCAACAGAGCAGCTGAAATAGTTTCA gtTGAAGATCGCCCGAGGCAATCAGCTGAATTCTGTGGCCATGCAGTTCGCCTTCTGCTCAAGCTCTCTAG GTGGGACGAGGCAGCGGAAGCCGTATCTCGGCAAAAGCAGCTGCTGACAGAAGCGCAGGATGAACGAGCTGTTGGGCGCCTGGTGGTGGCACTGGTGCTTGTGCACTTGGCAAGAGATGACTTTGTAGCAGCCAGCAAGGCCGTTGACCATGATGGAGG GTTTCTTGAAGCACAAGAACAGGACACCCTGTCATGCTTACTGAAAGGATACGATGAAGGGGACCCAGATATGGTTACTCATGCTCTCAACGCACCCTTCCTCCGGCACATGGATACAGAG TATGCGAAGTTGGCCAGAATGCTTGGGCAGCAGGTAGCAGAGTCTGCCAAGAAGACAGCCCCAGAGCCTAAGCTCAGTGCTGAGGCAAGAGACGATGCCAAGGATGCAGACAGTGGAACAGTTGATAAACCAGATCAGGACCACCTTGAAGTTCCTGATTCAACAACTGCTGGAGAGTCTGATGATGAATATGCTGGTGGTCTTCTGTGA